Part of the Faecalibacterium duncaniae genome, CTTTGTGCTGGAACTGGGCTGCGGCAAGGGCGGCTTTATCTCCCAGCTGGCCTGCGCCCACCCGGAGAACAACTATCTGGGCATCGACATCACCGACAAGGTGCTGATCCTTGCCAAGCGCAAGATCGAGGCCGCTTACACCGAGGCAGGCCGCCCCATCGACAACGTGAAGATCATGAGCACCGACATCGAGCGCATCAAGGGCGTGCTCACCGCCCAGGATACCGTCAGCCGCATCTATATCAACTTCTGCAACCCGTGGAGCAAGAACGCTTCCTCCAACAAGCACCGGCTCACCTATCCCCGCCAGCTCATCCAGTACCGCGAATTCCTGAAGGACGGCGGCGAGATCTACTTCAAGACCGATGACGACGACCTGTTCCGCGACAGCCTGGAGTACTTCCCCGCTTCCGGCTACGAGATCACCTGGAAGACCTTTGACCTGCACGAAAACGAGCCGGAGTGGAACATCCGCACCGAGCACGAGGGGATGTTCACCGAGATGGGCATCAAGATCAAGGCCCTGATCGCCAAAAAGCTGCCCGGCGATGCCGCCGTGACCTGGATCGAACCCAAGGTCCTGAAAAAGAGGAAGGCTGCGGAGGAAGCCGCTGCCGCCGCAAAGGAGGAGTAAGATGTCCTTTTTTGTCAACACCATGGTCTGCGGCTTTTCGCTGTATCAGATCCTGGCGTTTTTCCTGATCTACTCCTGCCTGGGCTGGTGCCTGGAGGTCATCTATGCCGCCGTTTCCACCGGCCAGCTGGTGAACCGCGGCTTTCTGAACGGCCCGGTCTGCCCCATCTACGGCTTTGGCATGATCATTGTGCTGTTCACCCTTTCGCCGCTGGCAGACAACCTGCTGCTGCTCTATCTCGGCGGCGTGATCCTGCCCAGCGTATTGGAGCTGGTGGGCGGCTGGGCGCTCTACAAGCTCTACCACACCCGGTGGTGGGATTACAGCGACTTCCCCTTCAACATCGGCGGATATATCTGCCTGGAGTTCTCCCTTTTGTGGGGCGTTGGCACCGTTGTGGTGATGAAGGCCGTTCACCCCGTGATCGCGGGCTTTGTGGAGATGGTCCCCCAGATGGTGGGCTTTGTCCTCATGTGCATCCTGTACGCCTGCTACGCCGCCGACGTGGTGGTGACCGCCTTTGCGGCCTCTGACCTGGCCCGTGAGCTGGATGCTCTGGAAAAGGTGGCCGACAGTATGCACGCCGTGTCCGATGCCATGACCGAGCTGCTGGGCACCACCGCCATGGACGTGGACCAGAAGATGGACGAGAGCCGCCTGCAGCTCAAGCTGGCAGCTGCCGAGGCCCGGGACAATGCCGCCAAACTGAGCCCCCGGGATGCCGCTGCCGCCCTGCGCGCCAAGGCCGACGAGGCCATGGAGGCTGCCCGCAAGTCCTCCCAGGAGGCCCGGCTCAATGCCTCTGAGGCCGCCGCTGCCGTCAAGCTGGCCGCCAAGGGCACCGCAGAGCGCACGGCAGAGCTGCTCCGTCTGGAACAGCTGGCCGAAGAACTGCAGGCCCGCAGCGAGGAGATGCGCGCCCGCACCCGGAGCTCCAAGTACTTTGGCAAGGGCCGTATGCTCCGCGCTTACCCCAAGCTGCGCCACGGCGAAAAGCACCGCTCTCTGGACGAGCTGCGGGAGCGCCTGAAGTACGAGCGCAGGCACTGACCCTGCCCGCTGCAGCAACCCCAAATGCCCCTGACCGGCTTCTTTCGGTCAGGGGCATTTTTCCTGCGCTGCATTCTCCATAAAATCAGGCAGATCTTGTTCTGCTGCACGCTTTTGTTCTCATTCTGTTTTCAACATTATACGTTCCTTTTTTGTACACTCTTCCAAATCTATTTTCGTCATATTGACAAAAAAAGAGTATTTTATCCTGTGCAATATGCTATTCCTGCTAAAAACTGAAGAATCGGCAAGCCAGTCGAAAGGCTGCGACGCAAAGCTACAAGGGCCTGTAATATGGCAGCCAGCCGCACGTTATTCTCTCCGGGTAAGGTAATCCGAAACCTTGCACCTCCTTGTGAAGATGCGTCGGCTTCCCTTCAGGAGAGCGAGCGCGCAGCGGGTCTACAAGGGTTCAGAGCGTCGTACCAGCCGTTTGGCCGGTGCGGCGCTCTTTTGTTTTGGCTGAAATAGAGAGAGTTTTTGGGAATATCATGGAAAAGGAGTAAAGAATTATGAAACCTAAGCGTTTGATCAGCTTATTGGTTGCGGTCTGCATGATGATCACCATGCTGCCCCTGTCGGCAGTCACGGCATTTGCAGAAGACACGTCAGCGCCAACTGGTACAGCCAGCTATGGCGATTACGAGTATGACTATACGATAAATACAGAAGACGGTACTGCAACCATCACAAAATTTCGTGCCCTTGTTGATGGCTCCTACGACATCACCATACCCACAGATTTTGGCAGATTCCCTGTAACTGCTATCGGCGATGATGCCTTTAGAGGTTGCTCTGCTCTGAAGAAGGTCACCATTCCACAAAGCGTCACTTCCATCGGCGATTCTGCCTTTGCAGGTTGCCACAACTTGGACTCTGTTACCATCAATGACGCTGCCACATCAATAGGAAACCGGGCCTTTACGGAATGCCCTCTTACAACAACGCTTTCATTAGGTAAAAAAATTACGACGATCGGCGATGAGGCCTTTTATGATTGCCGTGGTCTGACGAGCGTCACCATTCCACCAAGCGTCACTTCCATCGGCAAGAAAGCCTTTCTCCAATGCATTCATCTTAAAACGCTTTCGTTCGGTGAGAATATTAAGACGAATATTGAGACGATCGGCGATGATGCCTTTTATTATTGCATTGAGCTGGAGAGTGTCACCATTCCACAGAGCGTCACTTCCATCGGCAATGATGCCTTTGGACAATGCCATGACTTGCAATCTCTTACCATCAAGGACGCTGCCACATCGATAGGACACCGGGCCTTTTTAGGGTGCACTTCTCTTGAAACGATTTCGTTAGGTGAGAATATTAAGACGATCGGCTATCATGCCTTTAATTCTTGCACTTCCATTAATCTGACGAACGTCACCATCCCGGAAAATGTAACAACCATTAGACCTGGTACCTTTGACTATTGCACCCATCTGGAATACATTATGCTCCCTGCTGGATTGACTTCTTTCCAAGACAGTCTGAAAGGTTGTCCAGCTGGGAACCCCAATGGTGCCATCTACTACAAAAACTACAAGGCCGCCGCAGATGCTCTGCTTGCAGACAATGATGACAATTCTAACATTGATGCCAATGATAAACTGAGAAAACGCAATTTTCTTTACCTCTGCAAGGTGACCTTTGATGCCAAGGGCGGCGAACTGAACGACGACGCTGAGGTGCCGGTTTATAAGACCGAAAAAATCACTGATACCAAGGCAAACGATCTGACTGCCATCCATGATCCCACCCGTGCGGGTTACAAGTTCACCGGCTGGTACACCGCAGATGACCAGCCCTTGAATGTGAACGAAATAATTACGAAGGACATCACCTTCTATGCCCATTGGGAGCTCGCCCCCAAAGCTCCGGTCTGCCACCCGCTGACCTTGAAGGACGGCGTTATCACCAGCGTAACAGTGCCCGGCAAGGATGGTGCTGACCCCGAGGATATCACCGAGATCGTTAAAAAGAATGCCAACGAGGACGGTTCCTTTAATGTCCCCGAGGGTGCAACGGTGAGTGTTGCATTTGATAAGGATGCTTTTGCAGATAGCGGTCTGAAATTTGGCCACTGGGATATCACCGGCCTGGATGATCCGAACGCTTATCAGGATAAGGAAAGCTTTGACTTTGAGATGCCTGCAAAGGCCGTGACCCTGAAAGCCATGACACAGGATGCATCCATTGAAGATGACGAGCCCGATATCGTTGGCCCCATCGTGATCGGCACTACTGTTGTTGTCGGCGGTGCAGTGCTGGGCTATCAGGCCTATTCTCTGGGTGCTGAATTTGCAGGCAAGCTGATGGCTCTGCCCTACTTCCCCAGCAACCGCAGCGCCCTTGCCATGATGCTGTGGGAGGATGCAGGCAAACCCATGCCCGAATCCGAACTGCTCTACCCCGATGTAGGGCAGGAAGAGCGGGATATGGACCTGCAGCACGCCGCCCGCTGGGCCATGGAGAATGAGCTTATCCCTGACCTGAATGATGAGGGCACGGCTCCGGAAGAGATGAAGTTCTTCCCGGCCAATCCCGTAAGCAAGCTTGATGTGCTGAATGCATGGCAGAAAGCACAGGAGCTCAAGAACAACTAACGCCATCCCCGAATATTCCCAAATATACGTAGAAGCGCCTCATCCTTCACCGGATGGGGCGCTTCTGCGTTGTAATGTGTCGAATTTTCTGTTATACTGTACTTGTCGGCCTTCCGACCTCGATCTATAAGAGGAAGGGGGTGAGTTTTATGAACTTTATAATCTCTTTTACACTGTCCGTCGCAGCGGGTGTAGTCAGCTATTACATCTGCAAGTGGCTTGACGACCAGTTCAAGGCCGGTAAGCACTAATCCTTAGCAAGCAGGAAGCCCCCTCGGTATTCGCACTACCGCGGGGGCTTCTTGTTGCTACTTGGTGAGTTTTATGAACTGCAACCAATCTCTTTTACAGCTTTATTATATGCTGTATCGCTCAAAAAGTCAAGCAGATTTTGTTTTGCTCACGCCCACAGATCCTCGGGGTACAGACCCTCCTGGGTTTTCTGGGCGATGGCGGCCACCACGGTGGGCTTATCCTCACGGTAGGTCACGCCGTACCACTTATCGGTGCTCTTGAGCACGGTGACCGCTGCCTTGCCCTCATCGATGAGCTCGCTGGCCACGGTGGGCAGGAAATACTCGCACTTGAGGGGGTTCTGGGGCAGATTCTCACGCAGCCAGCCTGCAAAGCGGCGGTCGGCCTCGTCCAGGAAGCTCTTGCCGAAGCCCCACAGGTTCATGCTGACAGGTGCTTCCACCGGCAGGTCATCCGTGCCCTCACCGGTGAGGGAGGTGCAGCGGATGCCGCCCTCATAGGTCTCGATGCCGGTGCGCTCGGTCACGCTGTGCAGGGTGCCGTCCGGGTTCACCACGCAGACACCGCGGGAGACGGTGCCGTTCTCAGAGACGGTATTTTTGAGCAGGTAGCTCACCATGCAGTAATCGTAAACTGCGCCGTCCTGATGGGTGGACAGATACTCATAGATGACCTTGAAGGCCTCGGGGCCGTAGTAATCGTCCGCGTTGATGACAGCGAAGGGGCCATCAATGAGGTCTTTTGCGGCCAGCACGGCGTGGCAGGTGCCCCAGGGCTTGACACGGCCCTCGGGGATGGTGAAGCCTGCGGGCAGCTCATCCAGCTGCTGGAAAGCGTATTTCACGTTCATGCCCTGAGAGACGCGGTCACCGATGGCGGCTTTGAAAGCCTCCTCGATCTCGTGCTTGATGACAAAGATCACGGTCTCAAAGCCTGCACGGTGGGCATCGTACAGGGAGTACTCCACAATGGGCTGGCCCTTGGGGCCCACCGGGTCGATCTGCTTCATGCCGCCGTAACGGCTGCCCATGCCGGCAGCCATGACCACCAATACCGGTTTGTTCATTTTTCTTTCCTCCTGCGTCAGTGCGCTGTTCTTTGCGTCTATTATACTCCAAATTTTCCCGGGCAACAAGGGACAGCTTTTCCTTGAATTTTTGCATGGATTCTCACCCGCTGCCGTGATAGAATAGAGGCAATGGAGTTTCCGCAGAAAAGGAGAATGCTTATGTCAACCAAAACTGTCTGGATCACCGGCGCGTCCTCCGGCATCGGGCGGGAGTTTGCCCGCCGCTATGCCCGGCTGGGCTTCCGGCTCATTCTGACCGCCCGCCGCCGCGACCGGCTGGAGACCCTTGCCGCTGAGCTCCGGGCGAAACACGGCACCCTCTGCCGCATCGTACCCGCCGACCTTGCGCAGGATGCGCAGGTCACCGCCCTGTGCGAAGCACTGGCAGACGAACGCATCGACCTGTTCATCAACAACGCGGGCTTTGGTGCCTGCGGTGCCTTTTCCGAGACGGACGCGGGCAAGGAGCTTTCCATGCTGCGGGTAAACGTGCTGGCCATGCACCGGCTGTTCAAGTTCACTCTGCGCAAGATGGAAGCCCAGGGCTTCGGCACCATCCTGAACGTGGCATCCTCGGCGGGCCTGCTGCCGGGCGGGCCCTATATGGCGGGCTACTATGCCTCCAAAGCATACGTTGTCAGCCTGACCCGCGGCGTGGCTGAGGAGCTGCGGGAGCAGCACAGCCCGGTCTATGTCTGTGCCCTCTGCCCCGGCCCCGTGGACACCGAGTTCAACGACCGCGCCGATGTGGTGTTCGCCCTCAAGGGCATCACCCCGGAGCTCTGCGTGGAGGAAGCCATGCGCGGGATGCTCCGCCGCAAAACCATCATCGTGCCCAGCACCCTGATGCGCCTTGCCACCACGGCCCAGAAGCTCGTTCCCACGCCCCTGCTCATGCCCATTCTGGCCCACCAGCAGAAGAAAAAGCTGGGCTGATGGCCGCTTGACAGCGCACCGCCGCTCATGTATTTTAGAGGTATCCGAAAAAACAGGAGGAATGTCCCATGAAAATTGCACTCATCAACGAAAACAGCCAGGCCGCCAAAAACGGCATCATTGAAGCCGCCCTGAAAAAGGTGGTGGAGCCCATGGGCCACGAGGTGGTCAACTACGGCATGTACACCGCAGAGGATGCCGCCCAGCTGACTTATGTTCAGTGCGGCATTCTGGCCGCCATCCTGCTGAACAGCGGCGCGGCCGACTACGTCATCACCGGCTGCGGCACCGGCGAGGGTGCCATGCTGGCCCTGAACAGCTTCCCCGGCGTGATCTGCGGCCATGTGGAGGACCCCGTGGACGCTTACACCTTTGCCCACGTCAACGACGGCAACGCCGTTTCCATGCCCTTTGCTAAGGGCTTTGGCTGGGGCGGCGAGCTGAACCTCGAGTACTGCTTCGAGAAGCTGTTCGGCTTTGGCCACGGTCAGGGCTACCCCAAGGAGCGCGTTGTGCCCGAGATGCGGAACAAGGCCATTCTGGATGATGTGCGCGCCGCCACCTTCAAGCCCCTGATCGAGTGCCTGCAGAGCATCGACCAGGACCTGCTCAAGGGAGCCATTGCAGGCGAGAAGTTCAGCAAGCTGTTCTTCGCCTCCTGCAAGGACGAGCAGCTGGCCACCTACATCAAGACCCTGCTGTAAGCGGAAGCAGCAGGATATATTTTCAAGCGCTTTGCACCCGAAGAGCCTTTTCTTTTTTGAGAAGGCTTTCCGGGTGTTTTTTTGTCATTTTTTACATTTCTCAATTGAAATTTTGTCGATTTCAACAATTGACGATATATATATATATATAATGGTTATAGACAAAATTCATCGAGTTTCGACACTCTTTTGCTGCTTCATGGAGGTGAAGCCAATGGCCGGAAAGCTCTGCCCGAACTGCAAACAATTCACATTTTTCAAAACAGTTGGTGAAAACCGTGAGTGCACCAAATGTGGGTACAAAATGGTCGTTCCGATCCAAAGCAAGGGCCGCGGCGAACGTTGCCCCAACTGCGGAAAACTGACTGTACAAAATCAGGGTGGAAGGAAGTGCTGCACAAACTGCGGCGCAACCTTCAAAGGAGGAAAAAATGGCTAAAACCAAAGTTACAATGCCGGATGACCTGAAGAGCAAGTGCGCCGCTGTCATTCACACTGCCACAACAGCTGCCGCCGCTGCAGGTATTATCCCGATTCCTATGGCTGACACCATTCCCATTACTGCCGCTCAGATTACCATGATTATCGGCTTGGGGCATATCTTCGATATTTCTCTTTCCGAAACGGCAGCCAAATCCATTTTGGGTGGTACAATGGCAAGCCAGACCGGGCGTGCTGTATTTTCTGGCATTATCAAAGGCATTCCCGGTGTCGGAACCGTTGTGGGCGGTGTCATCAGTGCTGGCACTTCTGTTGCATTGACCGAGACCCTTGGCTGGATCGTTGCGGAGGATTTCTATAAAAAGAGCCTCGATCCGACAGCAGAGAGTGTTCTCGATACGGCCAATACAGTTATGAACGGTTTCAATGACTTTACCGGAAGCGTAAATTCTCAGGCTCGTGCATCTGCTGCGGCAAACGCTGCCGCCACTGCAAAAAAGACCAAAAAGCGCTTCTTCTAAGTACATCCTATAAGTAAAAAGCCGTAACGCAGTTTCGATTGTGTTACGGCTTTTTTGGCTTAATTTTTCTTCAATTGACTTTTCCCCGGAAACCGGATACACTAATCCTATCCAAACACATCCTGCTCACCCTGAAAAGGGCGGTTTATGATACGAAACACGAGGAAGTCTAATATGGCATGGTTATACCATTTCAATCAGATCGTCACCCACGGCATGGAGGGGTTTCTGGAGACGGCGGTGCCGCTGATCTCCGGGTTGGCTGAGATCATCGGCCTGTTCATCATCGTCACCAGCCTTGTCAAGGCCACCTACCACTATGTGCGGGTCACCTTTTTCCATGGCCAGCACGATTTCCTCCACGAGATGTCCAGCGGCCTGACCACGGCGCTGGAGTTCCTGATGTCGGCGGAGATCGCCAAGACCTTCCTGTTGCAGAATCTGGAATCGGTGGTGCCGCTGGCGGCCACCTTTGCCCTGCGGGCCATGATGAGCCTGATGCTCCACTGGGAGATGGAGGGCGGGCACCGCTCCGGCCGCAAAAAGGAAGAAACGCCCGCCGGTGAGGCTGAGAAAAAGAATGACTTATAAAGTTTCCCTCTTTTTTCTCGGTTCTGGGTTGTGTAAAACGTAAAAATCGTGCCCCGGCTCTTGACAGTTTTGCACAAAGGGGCTATACTCGTGCCATCGAAAGCAAAGGCGCTGACGGAAGTGATTCCGCCAGCGCCTTTTGTGTTTTCGCTGGATATTGCTCGGGAGGAATAGAGGGCCTCCTGAACAAGGCTCCCGCGCACATTCGGTGCGGGGAGCGCATTACAAACCGGGGAGGTATTATAATGTTCAGTTCCATAAACACCTGTTGGGTGCTGGTTGCGGCATTCCTGGTCTACTTTATGCAGGCCGGTTTTGCGCTGTGTGAGGCGGGCTTTACCCGCGCCAAAAACACCGGCAACATCCTGATGAAAAACATGATGGACTTCTGCATCGGCACACCGTGCTACTGGGTCATCGGCTTCGGCCTGATGTTCGGCGGCACAAGCGCGTTGATCGGCGGGTTCGATCCGTTCATTCAGGGCGATTACAGCCACCTGGGGCTTGATATCCCGCTGTGGGTGTACATCGTGTTCCAGACCGTGTTCTGTGCCACGGCAGCCACCATCGTGTCCGGCTCCATGGCCGAGCGCACCAACTTCAAGGCTTACTGCGTTTATTCCGCTGCCATTTCGCTGGTGGTCTACCCCATCTGCGGCCACTGGATGTGGGGCGGCGGCTGGCTGCAGAGCATGGGCTTCCATGATTTTGCCGGTTCCGCAGCCGTTCACAATGTGGGCGGCGTGATTGCCCTGCTGGGTGCCGCAATGCTCGGCCCCCGCATCGGCAAGTACGATAAGGACGGCAACCCCCACGCCATTCCCGGCCACAA contains:
- the trmB gene encoding tRNA (guanosine(46)-N7)-methyltransferase TrmB codes for the protein MRMRFKPYAHDELMAADFHVHEPLIWGGKWHAQYARPEQPFVLELGCGKGGFISQLACAHPENNYLGIDITDKVLILAKRKIEAAYTEAGRPIDNVKIMSTDIERIKGVLTAQDTVSRIYINFCNPWSKNASSNKHRLTYPRQLIQYREFLKDGGEIYFKTDDDDLFRDSLEYFPASGYEITWKTFDLHENEPEWNIRTEHEGMFTEMGIKIKALIAKKLPGDAAVTWIEPKVLKKRKAAEEAAAAAKEE
- a CDS encoding putative ABC transporter permease → MSFFVNTMVCGFSLYQILAFFLIYSCLGWCLEVIYAAVSTGQLVNRGFLNGPVCPIYGFGMIIVLFTLSPLADNLLLLYLGGVILPSVLELVGGWALYKLYHTRWWDYSDFPFNIGGYICLEFSLLWGVGTVVVMKAVHPVIAGFVEMVPQMVGFVLMCILYACYAADVVVTAFAASDLARELDALEKVADSMHAVSDAMTELLGTTAMDVDQKMDESRLQLKLAAAEARDNAAKLSPRDAAAALRAKADEAMEAARKSSQEARLNASEAAAAVKLAAKGTAERTAELLRLEQLAEELQARSEEMRARTRSSKYFGKGRMLRAYPKLRHGEKHRSLDELRERLKYERRH
- a CDS encoding leucine-rich repeat protein; its protein translation is MKPKRLISLLVAVCMMITMLPLSAVTAFAEDTSAPTGTASYGDYEYDYTINTEDGTATITKFRALVDGSYDITIPTDFGRFPVTAIGDDAFRGCSALKKVTIPQSVTSIGDSAFAGCHNLDSVTINDAATSIGNRAFTECPLTTTLSLGKKITTIGDEAFYDCRGLTSVTIPPSVTSIGKKAFLQCIHLKTLSFGENIKTNIETIGDDAFYYCIELESVTIPQSVTSIGNDAFGQCHDLQSLTIKDAATSIGHRAFLGCTSLETISLGENIKTIGYHAFNSCTSINLTNVTIPENVTTIRPGTFDYCTHLEYIMLPAGLTSFQDSLKGCPAGNPNGAIYYKNYKAAADALLADNDDNSNIDANDKLRKRNFLYLCKVTFDAKGGELNDDAEVPVYKTEKITDTKANDLTAIHDPTRAGYKFTGWYTADDQPLNVNEIITKDITFYAHWELAPKAPVCHPLTLKDGVITSVTVPGKDGADPEDITEIVKKNANEDGSFNVPEGATVSVAFDKDAFADSGLKFGHWDITGLDDPNAYQDKESFDFEMPAKAVTLKAMTQDASIEDDEPDIVGPIVIGTTVVVGGAVLGYQAYSLGAEFAGKLMALPYFPSNRSALAMMLWEDAGKPMPESELLYPDVGQEERDMDLQHAARWAMENELIPDLNDEGTAPEEMKFFPANPVSKLDVLNAWQKAQELKNN
- a CDS encoding nucleotidyltransferase family protein, with translation MNKPVLVVMAAGMGSRYGGMKQIDPVGPKGQPIVEYSLYDAHRAGFETVIFVIKHEIEEAFKAAIGDRVSQGMNVKYAFQQLDELPAGFTIPEGRVKPWGTCHAVLAAKDLIDGPFAVINADDYYGPEAFKVIYEYLSTHQDGAVYDYCMVSYLLKNTVSENGTVSRGVCVVNPDGTLHSVTERTGIETYEGGIRCTSLTGEGTDDLPVEAPVSMNLWGFGKSFLDEADRRFAGWLRENLPQNPLKCEYFLPTVASELIDEGKAAVTVLKSTDKWYGVTYREDKPTVVAAIAQKTQEGLYPEDLWA
- a CDS encoding SDR family NAD(P)-dependent oxidoreductase is translated as MSTKTVWITGASSGIGREFARRYARLGFRLILTARRRDRLETLAAELRAKHGTLCRIVPADLAQDAQVTALCEALADERIDLFINNAGFGACGAFSETDAGKELSMLRVNVLAMHRLFKFTLRKMEAQGFGTILNVASSAGLLPGGPYMAGYYASKAYVVSLTRGVAEELREQHSPVYVCALCPGPVDTEFNDRADVVFALKGITPELCVEEAMRGMLRRKTIIVPSTLMRLATTAQKLVPTPLLMPILAHQQKKKLG
- a CDS encoding RpiB/LacA/LacB family sugar-phosphate isomerase produces the protein MKIALINENSQAAKNGIIEAALKKVVEPMGHEVVNYGMYTAEDAAQLTYVQCGILAAILLNSGAADYVITGCGTGEGAMLALNSFPGVICGHVEDPVDAYTFAHVNDGNAVSMPFAKGFGWGGELNLEYCFEKLFGFGHGQGYPKERVVPEMRNKAILDDVRAATFKPLIECLQSIDQDLLKGAIAGEKFSKLFFASCKDEQLATYIKTLL
- a CDS encoding DUF697 domain-containing protein gives rise to the protein MAKTKVTMPDDLKSKCAAVIHTATTAAAAAGIIPIPMADTIPITAAQITMIIGLGHIFDISLSETAAKSILGGTMASQTGRAVFSGIIKGIPGVGTVVGGVISAGTSVALTETLGWIVAEDFYKKSLDPTAESVLDTANTVMNGFNDFTGSVNSQARASAAANAAATAKKTKKRFF
- a CDS encoding DUF1622 domain-containing protein, which gives rise to MAWLYHFNQIVTHGMEGFLETAVPLISGLAEIIGLFIIVTSLVKATYHYVRVTFFHGQHDFLHEMSSGLTTALEFLMSAEIAKTFLLQNLESVVPLAATFALRAMMSLMLHWEMEGGHRSGRKKEETPAGEAEKKNDL